One region of Candidatus Epulonipiscium sp. genomic DNA includes:
- a CDS encoding aspartate 1-decarboxylase, which produces MFLHFMRSKIHRAKVTEANLNYVGSITIDETLMKAAAIFEGEKVQVVNNNNGERLETYVIKGKRDSGIICLNGAAARKAQVGDEIIIISYCILTEEEITSHKPKTIFVDKDNKIINN; this is translated from the coding sequence ATGTTTTTACATTTTATGAGATCAAAAATACATAGAGCAAAAGTAACAGAAGCAAATCTAAATTATGTAGGAAGCATTACAATTGATGAAACCTTAATGAAAGCAGCGGCTATTTTTGAAGGAGAAAAGGTACAGGTAGTAAATAATAACAACGGAGAAAGACTAGAAACTTATGTAATAAAAGGTAAAAGAGACAGTGGTATTATATGCTTAAATGGGGCAGCGGCGAGAAAGGCGCAGGTAGGAGATGAAATTATTATAATTTCTTACTGTATTCTTACGGAAGAGGAGATTACATCCCATAAACCTAAGACCATATTTGTAGATAAAGATAATAAGATAATAAATAACTGA
- the thiF gene encoding sulfur carrier protein ThiS adenylyltransferase ThiF, producing MNYFEKALLDYIGKVNLIKIQEVKIGIAGAGGLGSNCAFNLVRCGFKYFKIIDFDKVEFSNLNRQFFFYHQIGLPKVAILKENLLNINPDIEVETIDLKLEKDNISLGFSDCDIIVEAFDKAIYKKIIVEAYMNSGKFLVSASGLGGWGKSDDIKVHKIKEKFYIVGDLVTETGEKSPPISPRVNITAAKQADIILEYVLRKGEILE from the coding sequence ATGAATTATTTTGAAAAAGCATTACTAGATTATATTGGAAAAGTAAATTTAATAAAGATTCAAGAGGTTAAGATAGGTATTGCTGGTGCTGGGGGACTGGGTTCAAATTGTGCCTTTAATTTAGTTAGATGCGGATTTAAATATTTTAAGATAATAGACTTTGACAAGGTAGAGTTTTCCAACTTAAATAGACAGTTTTTCTTTTATCATCAAATAGGACTACCTAAGGTAGCTATCTTAAAGGAAAATTTATTAAATATTAATCCTGATATAGAAGTTGAGACCATAGACCTAAAACTAGAAAAAGATAATATTTCCTTGGGATTCTCTGATTGCGATATTATTGTAGAGGCCTTTGATAAGGCAATTTATAAAAAAATTATCGTAGAAGCCTATATGAATTCAGGAAAATTTTTAGTATCTGCCTCGGGATTAGGTGGTTGGGGTAAAAGTGATGATATAAAAGTTCATAAGATAAAGGAGAAATTCTATATCGTAGGAGATTTAGTAACGGAAACAGGAGAAAAATCCCCTCCAATTTCTCCTAGGGTAAATATTACAGCGGCAAAACAAGCAGATATTATTTTAGAATATGTTCTTAGAAAGGGGGAAATTCTTGAATAA
- a CDS encoding ABC transporter ATP-binding protein codes for MIEVKNALKKYGNKSVVDNVSVKIKKGEITSFIGPNGAGKSTLLSMMSRILDKDGGEILIDGKEISQWDSNELAKKISILKQTNHINIRLTIRELVSFGRFPYSQGRLTKKDWKYIDEAISYMKLYDIQDKYLDELSGGQRQRAYIAMVIAQDTEYILLDEPLNNLDMKHSVDIMRILKQLSSELNKTVVIVIHDINFASCYSDYIVALSNGQIAKEGGVNEIIDKKVLEDIYDMEFNIQDIENSKICIYY; via the coding sequence ATGATAGAAGTAAAAAATGCCCTAAAAAAATACGGCAATAAAAGTGTTGTAGATAATGTAAGTGTAAAGATAAAAAAAGGTGAAATAACTTCATTCATTGGTCCCAATGGAGCTGGTAAAAGTACCCTTTTATCTATGATGAGCAGAATTCTTGATAAAGATGGAGGAGAAATCCTTATTGATGGTAAGGAAATCAGTCAATGGGATAGCAATGAGTTGGCGAAAAAAATATCTATTTTAAAACAGACTAATCATATCAATATAAGACTTACCATCAGAGAACTTGTAAGCTTTGGGCGTTTTCCATACTCTCAAGGAAGGCTCACTAAGAAAGACTGGAAATATATAGATGAAGCCATAAGCTATATGAAGCTTTATGACATACAAGATAAGTATCTAGATGAATTAAGTGGAGGACAAAGACAAAGGGCATATATTGCCATGGTTATAGCTCAAGATACAGAATATATCCTTTTGGATGAACCCCTTAACAATCTAGATATGAAGCATTCAGTAGATATTATGAGGATACTAAAACAGTTATCTAGTGAACTTAATAAAACTGTTGTAATTGTTATCCACGATATCAACTTTGCCTCTTGTTATTCTGATTATATAGTGGCCTTAAGTAATGGCCAAATAGCAAAGGAAGGGGGCGTTAACGAAATAATAGACAAGAAAGTTCTTGAAGATATCTATGATATGGAATTCAATATCCAAGATATAGAAAACAGTAAAATATGCATTTATTACTAA
- a CDS encoding AraC family transcriptional regulator, with product MKKNLQSSFNTRQYMLSKDFEIYYYSDSQLPPVAPHSHDYYEFYFFLEGNMEINIAGHRYPIKPGDFFLIPPGTNHYPSFLNHELPYRRFVLWISQDYCNQLLKISPSYVYMMQYVSTTKNYIFHNDVISFNSIQSMIFRLIEEIKNERFGKEAEVSLQLNSLLLHLNRLVYEKNHNKVKTTNKPLYLNICNYIADNLSGDLSLDCLEKEFYVNKFYIAHEFKNNIGISIHQYVTKKRLHACKDVILSNQSITKVFRLYGFNDYSTFYRAFKKEYGISPREYKEMYPSIDS from the coding sequence TTGAAAAAGAACTTACAATCTTCCTTTAATACCAGACAATATATGTTGTCAAAGGACTTTGAGATATACTATTATTCTGATTCCCAGCTTCCTCCGGTTGCACCCCATAGCCATGATTACTATGAGTTTTACTTTTTTTTGGAGGGCAATATGGAAATCAATATTGCCGGCCATAGATATCCTATTAAACCTGGGGACTTTTTCCTAATACCCCCTGGAACCAATCATTATCCCTCCTTTTTAAATCATGAGCTGCCCTACCGCCGTTTTGTACTATGGATTAGTCAAGATTATTGTAACCAACTATTAAAAATTTCACCCAGCTATGTTTATATGATGCAATATGTATCTACAACTAAAAACTATATCTTTCATAATGATGTTATTTCTTTTAATAGCATTCAGTCCATGATTTTTAGACTAATTGAAGAAATTAAAAACGAGCGCTTTGGTAAGGAGGCGGAAGTTTCCTTACAGCTTAATTCTTTGCTTCTTCATTTAAATCGCTTAGTATATGAAAAAAACCATAATAAAGTTAAAACTACCAATAAACCATTATACCTAAATATTTGTAATTATATTGCAGACAACCTATCCGGGGATTTATCCCTAGATTGTCTTGAAAAGGAGTTTTATGTTAATAAATTTTATATTGCCCATGAGTTCAAAAATAATATTGGAATATCCATTCATCAATATGTAACAAAAAAAAGATTGCACGCCTGTAAAGATGTAATCTTAAGTAATCAATCCATTACTAAAGTATTTAGACTTTATGGTTTTAATGATTATTCTACCTTTTATCGTGCCTTCAAGAAAGAATATGGTATTTCGCCAAGGGAATACAAAGAAATGTACCCCTCCATAGATTCGTGA
- a CDS encoding pantoate--beta-alanine ligase gives MKEIKTISAIKEEVKEIKDKGKTIGFVPTMGFLHEGHRSLIKKAKESCEYVVVSIFVNPTQFGPQEDYEIYPRDLDRDLKICEEDGVDLVFTPLVKEMYPKGYNTFLNIEKITDVLCGAKRPGHFRGVATVVAKFLNIVKPNVAFFGEKDYQQLIVIKRMVEDLNMDIDIIGCPIIREDDGLAKSSRNKYLDEEQRKAATILYDTLQKGEKLIRDNIYSIPDIKESLKKHMATKSILEIDYVEILNANTLEPPKSLDEKLVIALAAKIGETRLIDNCIIGG, from the coding sequence ATGAAAGAAATAAAAACGATTTCTGCAATAAAAGAAGAAGTAAAGGAAATAAAAGATAAAGGGAAAACCATAGGTTTTGTCCCAACCATGGGTTTTTTACATGAAGGCCATAGGTCTTTGATAAAAAAAGCAAAAGAAAGCTGTGAATATGTCGTAGTAAGTATTTTTGTTAATCCAACACAATTTGGCCCTCAAGAAGACTACGAAATTTATCCTAGGGATTTGGACAGGGATTTAAAAATTTGCGAAGAGGATGGGGTTGATTTAGTATTTACTCCTCTTGTAAAAGAAATGTATCCCAAGGGATATAACACATTTTTAAACATAGAGAAAATTACAGATGTATTATGTGGAGCTAAAAGGCCAGGGCATTTTAGGGGGGTAGCCACTGTGGTAGCCAAATTTCTTAATATTGTTAAACCTAATGTAGCATTCTTTGGAGAAAAGGATTATCAGCAGCTCATTGTGATAAAAAGAATGGTAGAAGATTTGAATATGGATATAGATATTATCGGCTGTCCCATCATAAGAGAAGATGACGGTCTAGCAAAAAGCTCACGAAATAAATATTTAGATGAAGAGCAAAGAAAAGCAGCAACGATACTCTATGATACTCTACAAAAAGGGGAAAAACTAATAAGAGATAATATATATTCCATTCCTGATATAAAAGAAAGTCTAAAAAAACATATGGCAACTAAGTCAATATTGGAAATAGATTATGTAGAAATTTTAAATGCTAATACCCTAGAACCCCCCAAGTCTTTAGATGAAAAATTAGTTATTGCCTTAGCTGCAAAGATAGGGGAAACTAGATTGATTGATAATTGTATCATAGGAGGGTGA
- a CDS encoding iron chelate uptake ABC transporter family permease subunit, which produces MKEKKKIYFLGVILIILFSLFIFMGLNDRNLGYALPLRIAKITAIILTGSAIGFSSTIFQTITNNRILTPSVLGLDSLYLFIQTFIVFIFGSSFLATSSGSFNFILSIGLMALFSLVIFKLLFKKQGNNIFFLLLLGLVFGTFFQSISSFMQVLIDPNEFLIVQNKMFASFNNVNTKILWLALLISFLSVGYTYKYLSSLDVLSLGRENAINLGIDYDKVVKKMLIVISILVSVSTALVGPITFLGLLVVNLSREFIKTYKHKYLIIGSMLLGSSFLVGGQLIAERIINFSTPISVIINFIGGIYFIYLLLKEEKI; this is translated from the coding sequence ATGAAAGAAAAAAAGAAAATATACTTCCTTGGGGTTATTTTGATAATCCTATTCTCTTTATTTATTTTTATGGGATTAAATGATAGAAACCTAGGTTATGCTCTCCCCCTTCGTATAGCCAAAATAACTGCAATCATATTAACAGGATCTGCCATAGGGTTTTCTTCTACTATATTCCAGACCATAACCAACAATCGTATATTAACCCCCAGTGTACTGGGACTGGATTCCTTATATCTATTTATACAAACCTTTATTGTCTTTATATTTGGTTCTAGCTTTTTGGCTACAAGTAGTGGCAGCTTTAACTTTATCTTATCCATAGGGCTCATGGCTTTATTTTCCTTGGTAATATTTAAGCTTCTTTTTAAAAAGCAAGGGAATAACATCTTTTTTCTTTTACTTCTCGGTTTAGTTTTTGGGACATTTTTTCAAAGCATATCTTCCTTTATGCAGGTATTAATAGACCCTAATGAGTTTTTGATTGTACAAAATAAAATGTTTGCTAGTTTTAATAATGTAAATACAAAAATCCTATGGTTAGCCCTTCTTATATCGTTTTTATCTGTGGGTTACACTTATAAGTATTTAAGTAGTTTAGATGTTTTATCACTAGGGAGAGAAAATGCTATTAATCTAGGTATTGATTATGATAAAGTCGTTAAAAAAATGCTTATAGTTATTTCTATTTTGGTTTCTGTATCCACTGCCCTAGTTGGTCCTATTACCTTTTTGGGATTATTAGTGGTTAACCTTTCTAGAGAGTTTATCAAAACCTATAAGCATAAATATCTGATTATAGGTTCAATGCTTCTTGGTTCTTCCTTTCTCGTAGGTGGACAGCTTATTGCCGAAAGAATAATAAATTTTAGCACCCCCATAAGTGTAATTATTAATTTTATAGGTGGAATCTACTTTATATATCTGCTTTTAAAGGAGGAAAAAATATGA
- a CDS encoding helix-turn-helix transcriptional regulator — MDIKRTVGKKVYSFHVRKAITYIKEHYEKPLNLEGMAEYLGLNKCYFCNLFKKEVGKTYSHFVNEIRIKKSKDLLVNTNLSMLEIALSVGYNNQNYYNMAFKKIVGVTPLKYRRFNK, encoded by the coding sequence ATGGATATAAAAAGGACCGTTGGCAAGAAAGTCTATAGTTTTCATGTAAGAAAGGCAATAACATATATTAAGGAGCATTATGAAAAACCCCTCAATCTTGAGGGAATGGCGGAATACCTGGGCTTGAATAAATGCTATTTTTGCAATTTGTTTAAAAAGGAAGTAGGAAAAACCTACTCCCACTTTGTTAATGAAATAAGAATTAAAAAGAGCAAGGATTTATTAGTAAATACAAATCTATCAATGTTAGAAATTGCACTATCAGTGGGATATAATAATCAAAATTACTACAACATGGCATTTAAGAAGATTGTTGGGGTAACACCACTAAAATATAGGAGATTTAATAAATAG
- a CDS encoding acyl-CoA thioesterase: MNGKTPSQSAVEMTELVLPNDTNILGNLLGGRMMHWMDIAGAMAASRHSNKTVATACVDRLDFRHPIRVGELVMLKAKITWVGKTSMEVKVRVYAENTKTGAIILTNKAYLTFVALDENCKPSPVPPIFPETEEEKSDYEKAQLRRDERIRKKTRN, translated from the coding sequence ATGAACGGTAAAACCCCTAGTCAATCTGCGGTCGAAATGACCGAATTAGTTCTTCCTAATGATACAAATATTCTCGGTAATCTCCTGGGAGGAAGAATGATGCACTGGATGGATATTGCAGGAGCCATGGCTGCTTCAAGGCATTCTAATAAAACCGTTGCCACTGCCTGTGTGGATAGATTAGATTTTAGACACCCCATTAGAGTAGGGGAATTGGTTATGCTTAAAGCTAAAATAACCTGGGTAGGAAAAACTTCTATGGAGGTCAAGGTAAGGGTTTATGCAGAAAACACCAAAACAGGGGCCATAATATTAACAAATAAAGCTTATCTAACTTTTGTTGCCCTAGATGAAAATTGTAAACCTTCCCCTGTGCCGCCTATCTTCCCCGAAACGGAAGAAGAAAAAAGTGATTATGAAAAAGCACAATTAAGGCGGGATGAAAGAATACGCAAAAAGACGAGAAATTAA
- a CDS encoding thiamine phosphate synthase has protein sequence MFLERGKFLNKIYRIIDANLNRTSEGLRVLEDLSRFYYEESILTEQIKNIRHKIRKSIGIMDKVMINYRDSENDLGLTISKKSKFDNKINIRQLVTGNFKRVEEGLRVIEENLKIIGQYETSKKYEGYRYEIYALEKNYNNIFSRFIKKGALNTDIYCITAEEHSKGQSNITVVKEMIEAGIKVIQYREKDKTNLEKYKECKIIRKLTKDFDVTFIVNDDIDIALAVGADGLHIGQDDVPIEKARKLVGDEMIIGLSTHSPEQARDAVLRGADYIGVGPIYRTFTKKDVCNPVGLTYLQYIVENISIPHVAIGGIKENNIEEVVKSGAKCISLVTEIVGADNIKEKIKNIRTIIKDSKNEGEKNNECELYNSNGCC, from the coding sequence ATGTTCTTAGAAAGGGGGAAATTCTTGAATAAAATTTATCGAATAATAGATGCAAATCTAAATCGCACATCAGAAGGACTTAGGGTTTTAGAAGATTTATCAAGATTTTACTATGAAGAATCCATTTTGACAGAGCAAATTAAAAATATTCGTCATAAAATTAGAAAATCCATAGGAATTATGGATAAAGTTATGATTAATTACAGGGATTCTGAAAATGACTTGGGACTTACAATATCTAAAAAAAGTAAATTTGATAATAAAATTAATATAAGGCAGTTAGTAACAGGAAATTTTAAACGGGTAGAAGAAGGCTTAAGAGTAATAGAAGAAAATCTAAAAATAATAGGACAATATGAGACATCAAAAAAATATGAAGGATATAGATACGAAATCTATGCCTTAGAGAAAAACTACAATAATATTTTTTCAAGATTTATAAAAAAAGGGGCTTTAAATACAGATATATACTGTATTACGGCAGAGGAACATTCGAAAGGACAAAGCAATATTACTGTGGTAAAAGAAATGATAGAAGCAGGAATTAAAGTTATACAATATAGGGAAAAAGATAAAACAAATCTAGAAAAATATAAAGAATGTAAGATAATAAGAAAATTAACCAAGGACTTTGATGTTACTTTTATTGTTAACGATGACATAGATATAGCTCTTGCTGTGGGAGCCGATGGTTTACATATTGGTCAAGATGATGTGCCCATAGAAAAGGCGCGAAAACTAGTGGGAGATGAAATGATAATTGGTTTATCAACCCATTCCCCAGAACAGGCAAGGGATGCTGTTCTTAGGGGTGCCGATTACATAGGAGTTGGCCCCATATATAGGACTTTTACCAAAAAAGATGTATGTAATCCCGTAGGACTTACATATTTACAATATATAGTAGAAAATATAAGCATTCCCCATGTAGCTATTGGAGGAATAAAGGAAAATAATATAGAAGAAGTAGTCAAAAGTGGTGCTAAATGCATCTCATTAGTTACTGAAATCGTAGGGGCTGATAATATCAAAGAAAAGATTAAGAACATAAGAACTATCATTAAGGATAGTAAAAACGAAGGGGAGAAAAATAATGAGTGCGAATTATACAACTCAAATGGATGCTGCTAA
- the xth gene encoding exodeoxyribonuclease III: MKLISWNVNGLRACVKKGFMDFFEAEDADVFCVQEIKLQEGQIDLELKGYHQYWNYAEKKGYSGTAIFSKIKPISVFYGIGEEEHDKEGRVITLEFDKYYIVTVYTPNSQRGLARLEYRMEWENDFLSYLKNLEKTKPVIFCGDLNVAHKEIDLKNPQSNRKNAGFSDEERAKFDEIIHKGFIDTFRYFYPDREGAYTWWSYMFKARENNAGWRIDYFCVSNSLKDELKDAIIYSDILGSDHCPVGLEIF, encoded by the coding sequence ATGAAACTAATATCATGGAATGTAAATGGGCTTAGGGCCTGTGTAAAAAAAGGTTTTATGGATTTTTTTGAGGCTGAAGATGCAGATGTTTTTTGTGTCCAGGAAATAAAGTTGCAAGAAGGTCAAATTGATTTGGAACTAAAAGGCTATCATCAGTACTGGAATTATGCCGAAAAGAAGGGATACTCCGGGACAGCTATTTTTTCGAAAATCAAACCAATTAGCGTATTTTATGGTATAGGAGAAGAAGAACATGATAAAGAAGGAAGAGTTATAACCTTAGAATTTGATAAATATTATATTGTAACAGTATACACACCCAATTCCCAGAGGGGTCTTGCTAGGCTTGAATACCGTATGGAATGGGAAAATGACTTCCTTAGTTATCTGAAGAATTTAGAAAAAACAAAGCCTGTTATTTTTTGCGGAGATTTAAATGTAGCCCATAAAGAAATTGACCTTAAAAATCCTCAGTCTAATAGAAAAAATGCAGGATTTAGTGATGAAGAAAGGGCTAAATTCGATGAGATTATACATAAAGGATTTATTGATACATTTAGATATTTTTATCCTGATAGAGAAGGGGCTTATACCTGGTGGTCCTATATGTTTAAAGCTAGGGAAAATAATGCAGGGTGGCGTATAGATTATTTTTGTGTTTCAAATAGTTTGAAGGATGAACTAAAAGATGCAATAATTTATAGTGATATATTAGGTTCGGATCATTGTCCCGTAGGACTTGAAATATTTTAA
- a CDS encoding transcription factor YdeB, whose translation MLKVGSKVVYPMQGIGVVSSIEEKNFYDETKRYYTIDILNSTMNILIPADKIPKSNLRLVSDLSTLEKILSAINKELSPESEELSQKEKYALNMKKIKSGSLKESIELVRDLTHAGNIKKLNSNETQILATAKKMVLEEISVIKDISTEEADDFLKSRIS comes from the coding sequence TTGCTTAAGGTTGGAAGTAAGGTTGTTTACCCGATGCAGGGCATTGGAGTAGTCAGTAGCATAGAAGAAAAAAATTTTTATGATGAAACCAAGCGCTACTACACAATAGATATTCTCAACAGTACCATGAATATTTTAATTCCTGCAGATAAAATACCCAAATCAAATTTGCGTTTAGTTTCTGATTTATCTACATTAGAAAAAATACTCTCCGCAATAAATAAGGAACTTTCTCCAGAATCTGAGGAACTTTCGCAGAAGGAAAAGTATGCATTAAATATGAAAAAAATCAAATCAGGCTCCTTAAAAGAATCTATCGAATTAGTCCGTGACTTAACCCATGCAGGAAACATAAAAAAACTTAACTCCAATGAAACACAGATATTAGCAACTGCAAAGAAAATGGTTTTAGAAGAAATATCAGTTATTAAAGATATTTCCACTGAAGAAGCAGATGATTTTCTAAAATCGAGAATATCATAA
- a CDS encoding siderophore ABC transporter substrate-binding protein gives MKKTKSLFTLLSLLTIALVFTACSSNTKTVNTTMGETITISHLLGETTVNKNPETVVVFDYGILDSLDKMEVEVTGLPKASLPAFLDKFNESKYIDVGTLKEPNFEKIFELNPDVIFISGRQQEAYEELSKIAPTIYFELDGSKYMESVTKNIKTLGEIFDKKEFVETELANINKAIEDLSKEVKKDGKNALILLANDGAISAYGQDSRFGIIHGDFGFTPVDAQIEASNHGQSVTFEYILEKNPDYLFIIDRAAVTGGSSLAKQIFDNEIIKQTKAYQNNNIIYLNAHIWYVGSGGLNGTMKMIDEIKSNN, from the coding sequence ATGAAAAAAACTAAAAGTTTATTTACTTTACTATCCTTATTAACTATAGCACTAGTCTTTACTGCCTGCAGCTCTAATACTAAAACAGTCAATACAACAATGGGTGAAACCATAACCATTAGCCACTTACTAGGAGAAACCACAGTAAATAAAAACCCAGAAACCGTAGTTGTATTTGATTATGGTATATTAGATTCCCTAGATAAAATGGAAGTTGAGGTAACAGGGCTCCCCAAAGCTAGCCTTCCTGCATTCCTAGATAAGTTTAATGAAAGTAAATATATAGACGTAGGGACATTAAAAGAGCCTAATTTCGAAAAAATATTCGAACTTAATCCCGATGTAATCTTTATTTCTGGAAGACAACAAGAGGCCTATGAAGAACTCTCAAAAATAGCACCCACCATATATTTTGAATTAGATGGCTCAAAGTATATGGAGTCAGTTACAAAAAACATCAAAACCTTAGGAGAAATCTTCGACAAAAAAGAATTCGTAGAAACAGAATTGGCAAATATCAATAAAGCTATAGAAGACTTAAGTAAAGAAGTAAAAAAAGATGGAAAAAATGCATTAATCCTTTTGGCTAATGATGGAGCTATCAGTGCCTACGGGCAAGACTCACGATTTGGCATCATCCATGGTGACTTTGGCTTTACCCCAGTGGATGCTCAAATAGAAGCAAGTAACCACGGCCAAAGTGTTACCTTCGAATATATTCTAGAGAAAAATCCTGATTATTTATTTATTATCGATAGAGCTGCTGTAACCGGTGGAAGCTCCTTGGCAAAACAAATCTTTGATAATGAAATCATAAAACAAACCAAGGCTTATCAAAATAATAACATCATATACCTCAATGCCCATATTTGGTATGTAGGCTCCGGTGGCCTGAATGGAACAATGAAAATGATAGACGAAATAAAATCAAATAACTGA
- the panB gene encoding 3-methyl-2-oxobutanoate hydroxymethyltransferase, whose product MKTTTKTFLQSKLENKKLSMLTAYDYTTAKLIDGAGVDAILVGDSLGMVMLGYENTLSVTLEDMIYHTKAVKRGVERALIVADMPFMSYHISVGESIKNAGRLLKEGGAEAVKIEGGKDFIPQIEGIIKAGIPVMGHLGLTPQSIHKLGGYKVQGKRIEGAKRLLEDAYALQESGVFSIVLECVPHILSEHIAKNLDIPVIGIGAGGGVDGQVLVYADVFGMYENVRPKFVKQYVDIGAKMKETVKKYIEEVQLGTFPEEVHSYKMDEGILEELIREYIK is encoded by the coding sequence GTGAAGACAACAACTAAGACTTTTCTACAATCAAAGCTAGAGAATAAGAAACTTTCTATGTTAACAGCGTATGACTATACAACTGCAAAACTAATCGATGGGGCAGGGGTAGATGCTATATTAGTCGGGGATTCCTTAGGAATGGTTATGCTTGGATATGAAAATACTCTATCTGTTACCCTAGAAGATATGATTTATCATACAAAGGCTGTAAAAAGAGGGGTTGAACGGGCTCTAATTGTGGCCGATATGCCCTTTATGTCTTATCACATTAGCGTAGGGGAGAGTATTAAAAATGCAGGAAGGCTTCTTAAAGAAGGAGGAGCGGAAGCAGTTAAAATAGAAGGGGGCAAGGATTTTATACCTCAGATTGAGGGGATTATTAAGGCAGGTATTCCTGTTATGGGACATCTAGGCTTGACCCCACAGTCCATACATAAACTTGGGGGGTATAAAGTACAAGGTAAGAGAATTGAAGGAGCGAAAAGGCTCTTGGAAGATGCTTATGCCTTGCAGGAATCAGGTGTATTTTCTATTGTACTAGAATGTGTGCCTCATATTCTTTCAGAACATATAGCCAAGAACCTTGATATTCCTGTTATCGGGATCGGAGCAGGAGGTGGGGTAGACGGTCAGGTTTTAGTATATGCCGATGTGTTTGGTATGTATGAAAATGTGAGGCCTAAATTTGTAAAACAATATGTAGATATAGGTGCAAAGATGAAAGAAACAGTAAAAAAGTATATAGAAGAAGTTCAACTAGGAACCTTTCCAGAAGAAGTACATAGCTATAAGATGGATGAAGGTATTCTAGAAGAACTTATTAGGGAATATATTAAATAA
- a CDS encoding ABC transporter permease, giving the protein MKKRYLISILIILSFTSIFIGVKEISPLDILNLNEDKIQILLLSRLPRLVSIIAAGMGMSISGLIMQQITQNKFVSPTTAATIDSAKLGILISLILFSSAGSLIKMLISFTFALGGSFLFLGILKKIKYKNAIIVPLLGMMVGSVIDSITTFFAYKYDLVQNISSWMQGNFSMVIKGRYELLYISIPLLVIAFLYANQFTLAGMGEDFSKNLGLNYNRVVGIGISIVALISSVVVITVGRIPFLGLIIPNIVTMYQGDNLKKSIFPTALLGALFLLLCDILGRIIIYPYEISIGLTVGVLGSFIFLYLILRRNS; this is encoded by the coding sequence ATGAAAAAAAGATATCTAATATCGATCCTAATTATTTTATCCTTTACCTCAATATTTATCGGTGTTAAAGAAATATCTCCCTTAGATATTTTAAATTTAAATGAAGATAAGATCCAAATATTATTATTAAGTAGGCTCCCAAGGCTTGTAAGTATCATAGCAGCAGGAATGGGAATGAGCATAAGTGGTCTTATAATGCAGCAAATAACACAAAATAAATTTGTATCCCCCACGACTGCTGCAACTATAGATTCGGCTAAATTAGGGATTTTGATTTCCTTAATATTGTTTTCATCAGCGGGTTCCCTAATAAAAATGCTCATTTCTTTCACTTTTGCCCTTGGGGGAAGCTTTTTATTTTTAGGGATTTTGAAAAAGATTAAGTATAAAAATGCGATAATTGTACCTCTTTTAGGGATGATGGTCGGGAGCGTAATCGACTCCATAACTACTTTTTTTGCCTATAAATATGATTTGGTCCAAAATATTTCCTCATGGATGCAAGGAAATTTCTCCATGGTCATAAAAGGTAGGTATGAGCTTTTATATATTAGTATTCCCCTTTTGGTTATTGCATTTTTATATGCGAATCAATTTACCTTAGCTGGTATGGGGGAAGATTTTTCAAAAAATCTAGGACTTAATTACAATAGGGTTGTGGGGATAGGAATATCCATCGTTGCCTTAATATCTTCCGTAGTTGTTATCACCGTAGGTAGAATACCCTTCTTAGGCCTTATAATCCCCAATATAGTTACCATGTATCAAGGGGATAATTTGAAAAAAAGCATTTTTCCAACGGCCCTATTAGGGGCACTCTTTCTCTTATTATGTGATATCTTAGGACGGATAATAATATACCCTTATGAAATATCCATAGGCCTTACTGTGGGAGTTTTGGGAAGCTTTATTTTCCTTTACTTGATTCTTAGGAGGAATTCATAA